In one window of Leptospira sp. GIMC2001 DNA:
- a CDS encoding electron transfer flavoprotein subunit beta/FixA family protein: MKIVVLVKQVPDTETNIKVGDKAINESGIKWIISPYDEFAIEEGIRIREKSGGEVIAVSVGPDRVVEALRTAYAMGVDRAVHIKVDDYNSFDNAFTSDVLAAFAKAEGAELVIGGRQSIDTDSSQVAIQIAERLSIPHIAMALKLEFNGSNVTATKEIDGGVAVVETTLPAVVTAQKGLNEPRYPSLKGIMTAKKKPIETKTPADLGVSGGKVETVSLEPPPPRIAGRKLDAADAAGFAQQLVKALREEAKVI, encoded by the coding sequence ATGAAAATCGTAGTTCTAGTTAAACAGGTTCCCGATACGGAAACCAATATCAAAGTTGGTGACAAAGCCATCAACGAATCAGGAATCAAATGGATCATCTCCCCTTATGATGAATTTGCAATTGAGGAAGGAATTCGGATCCGCGAGAAAAGTGGCGGAGAAGTAATTGCTGTCTCCGTTGGTCCAGACCGAGTTGTAGAAGCTCTAAGAACAGCTTATGCAATGGGTGTTGATCGAGCAGTTCATATCAAGGTAGATGATTACAATAGTTTTGATAATGCTTTCACATCTGATGTTCTAGCTGCATTTGCTAAAGCGGAAGGCGCAGAACTCGTGATAGGTGGAAGACAATCAATCGACACTGACAGTTCTCAAGTTGCAATTCAAATCGCTGAGCGACTATCCATTCCTCATATTGCTATGGCATTGAAGCTTGAATTCAACGGAAGCAATGTAACAGCGACCAAAGAAATCGATGGTGGAGTTGCAGTTGTAGAAACTACACTTCCGGCAGTCGTTACAGCACAAAAAGGTTTGAACGAACCAAGATATCCTTCTCTAAAAGGAATCATGACAGCGAAGAAGAAACCAATCGAAACCAAAACACCAGCAGATCTAGGTGTTAGCGGTGGAAAAGTGGAAACAGTTTCTCTTGAGCCGCCTCCTCCACGTATAGCTGGTAGAAAATTGGATGCAGCTGACGCAGCTGGATTTGCTCAACAACTTGTTAAAGCTCTCAGAGAAGAAGCTAAGGTAATCTAA
- a CDS encoding OmpA family protein gives MAAIFSLILYLLICFSLHANEKFYVLTGQLLNSGLMLKNEQGITEFASHSFGIEFSELTLKKIRILCERNGKKCRPLRYEIEPFTEDTTAPDWILKKIPKYVTRGEFAFNPQVTPDGNKMFWTTLVRPQGSTRSTQKIWTSEKDEYGFWKQGWQMETPLNNKMPSAVISALPGGNELFVFGNFGETELLDDLKLEMDQKSAELVKNVQSRKEFEYKINKLKSQYQEKSEKIFNRAPLYKSNRDNNYWTAPKPILFPSFYNLYRKPENPNQQIFGGSALSSSGKTLIFSAQQNSNYGKLDLYVSFMDSNGIFGDGINLGANINTTEEEMAPFLAPDDRTLYFSSNGHGKDLSIYFTKRIGNGWNQWSKPEEISTKLRGVNFFSIPASSEWAYVSREGELFLAKIPENFRPEPVVVVQGVILDHDNKPLSAEIRYESLNQKKILGKGISDPNTGKFSIILPYGDNYGFFAEKDGYLPVSKNLNLTSINIPNSNNKKPLESTYEVVLNLPKIEKGREITLNNLFFELGSAEISKESEPELNRIAIILKEMGNLQIILEGHTDDIGQDDTNLTLSELRAKAVKEHLVRLGGLDPGRIDTVGYGEGKPIVKNDSEENRSKNRRVVFRIR, from the coding sequence ATGGCTGCGATCTTTTCCTTAATTTTGTATTTATTGATATGTTTCAGTTTGCACGCGAATGAAAAATTCTACGTTCTTACGGGCCAACTCCTGAACTCAGGACTGATGTTAAAAAACGAACAAGGAATCACAGAATTTGCTTCTCATAGCTTCGGAATTGAATTCTCAGAATTGACACTTAAGAAAATTAGAATACTCTGCGAAAGAAATGGAAAAAAATGCAGACCCCTCCGTTATGAGATCGAGCCATTTACAGAAGATACAACTGCACCCGACTGGATCTTAAAAAAGATTCCAAAATATGTAACGAGGGGAGAATTTGCCTTCAACCCACAGGTAACCCCCGATGGAAATAAGATGTTCTGGACTACACTTGTTCGCCCGCAAGGTAGCACAAGGTCTACTCAGAAAATTTGGACTTCAGAAAAAGATGAATATGGTTTCTGGAAGCAAGGATGGCAGATGGAGACTCCACTCAATAATAAAATGCCATCTGCTGTAATATCAGCTCTACCAGGTGGCAATGAATTATTTGTGTTTGGAAATTTTGGTGAGACAGAACTACTTGATGATCTAAAATTAGAAATGGATCAGAAATCCGCAGAGTTAGTTAAAAATGTTCAGAGCAGAAAAGAATTTGAATACAAAATCAATAAACTAAAAAGCCAATACCAAGAAAAATCAGAAAAAATCTTCAATCGAGCACCACTCTACAAAAGCAATCGTGACAATAATTATTGGACAGCTCCCAAACCAATTCTATTTCCAAGCTTTTATAATCTTTATAGAAAACCAGAAAATCCCAACCAACAGATATTTGGTGGATCGGCTCTATCATCTTCTGGCAAAACTCTAATCTTTTCGGCTCAACAAAATTCTAATTATGGAAAGTTGGATCTCTATGTGAGTTTTATGGATTCCAATGGAATCTTTGGTGATGGAATCAATCTTGGTGCGAATATTAATACAACCGAAGAAGAAATGGCTCCTTTTCTTGCACCGGATGATAGAACTCTATATTTTTCCTCCAACGGACATGGCAAAGATTTGAGTATTTACTTCACTAAGAGAATCGGTAACGGATGGAATCAATGGAGCAAACCTGAAGAGATATCCACTAAACTAAGGGGTGTTAACTTCTTTTCCATTCCAGCTAGTTCTGAGTGGGCCTATGTTTCTCGGGAGGGTGAACTTTTCTTGGCAAAGATTCCAGAGAATTTTCGTCCAGAACCTGTTGTTGTAGTACAAGGTGTAATCTTAGATCATGATAACAAGCCATTGTCAGCTGAAATACGTTATGAGTCACTCAATCAGAAGAAAATCTTAGGCAAAGGAATCTCTGATCCCAATACAGGCAAATTTTCCATCATTCTTCCTTACGGAGACAATTATGGATTCTTTGCAGAAAAAGATGGATATCTACCCGTTTCAAAAAATTTAAACCTAACAAGCATTAACATTCCAAATTCAAATAATAAAAAACCGCTTGAATCAACCTATGAAGTTGTACTGAACCTACCAAAAATCGAAAAAGGCAGAGAAATCACTCTAAATAATTTGTTTTTTGAATTGGGAAGTGCTGAAATATCCAAAGAATCTGAGCCTGAATTGAATAGAATTGCAATTATACTCAAGGAAATGGGCAACCTTCAGATTATTTTGGAGGGGCATACAGATGATATTGGACAAGATGACACAAACCTTACCCTCAGTGAGCTTCGAGCAAAAGCCGTCAAAGAACATTTAGTACGCTTGGGAGGACTTGATCCCGGTCGAATCGATACAGTTGGTTATGGTGAAGGCAAGCCAATCGTTAAGAATGATAGTGAAGAAAACAGGTCTAAGAATAGGAGAGTTGTTTTTCGAATTCGTTAA
- a CDS encoding ATP-binding cassette domain-containing protein — MISATGITMSYGKKTLFDGVSINFKPGCRYGLIGANGSGKSTFMKILAGIEQPTIGSVAVDKDKIVGYLKQDHYEYEKETVINTVLRGNPAFWKVAQERDLLYSKESMTDEEGMRVSELEEMFADMDGYEAESRAGELLEGLAIPTAVHGQELSTLTGGFKLRVLLAQVLFQKPDVLLLDEPTNHLDIKTIFWLENLLNNYEGVVIVISHDRHFINSISTHVADLDYNTIRVYPGNYDGYMQASTQAREQLMNDNKRKKEKIAELQEFVSRFSANASKSKQATSRQKQIEKIKADFSDIRPSSRVSPYIRFKALKPLGKDVIEAEKISKSYEQPVIENLDLMIGKGEKVGIVGTNGVGKTTLLKMLMKKLEPDSGVVKWGDSVVASYFPQDHRDGIGEDADTLVEWLLKNSQPGFEVQDIRAILGRMLFSGDMANKSTSVLSGGEKSRIIIAKMILAGDNLIALDEPTNHLDLESIESLNYALTEFDGTVILVSHDREFISSLCTRIIEVSPGKIVDFKGTYDEYLEREGAEFYKRLTGGPVLSSK, encoded by the coding sequence ATGATTAGCGCAACCGGCATTACCATGAGTTATGGAAAGAAAACTCTATTTGATGGAGTTTCCATTAATTTTAAACCAGGCTGCCGCTACGGTTTGATCGGAGCCAACGGATCTGGTAAATCCACATTTATGAAAATTCTTGCAGGAATTGAGCAACCAACTATTGGCTCAGTAGCTGTAGATAAAGATAAAATCGTTGGATACCTCAAGCAGGATCATTATGAGTATGAGAAAGAAACTGTAATCAATACAGTGCTTCGGGGAAACCCAGCTTTTTGGAAAGTTGCTCAAGAAAGAGATCTTCTCTATTCAAAAGAAAGTATGACTGATGAAGAAGGAATGCGAGTCAGTGAGCTAGAAGAAATGTTTGCCGATATGGACGGCTACGAAGCTGAGAGTAGAGCGGGAGAGTTGCTCGAAGGATTAGCTATACCAACTGCCGTTCATGGACAAGAGCTCTCTACTTTAACCGGTGGATTCAAACTTAGGGTTCTTCTTGCACAAGTTCTATTCCAAAAACCGGACGTTTTGTTATTAGATGAGCCCACAAACCATTTAGATATCAAAACTATTTTCTGGTTAGAAAACCTCCTCAATAATTATGAAGGAGTTGTTATTGTTATTTCCCATGATAGGCATTTTATCAATTCCATATCAACCCATGTTGCCGATTTAGATTATAATACAATTCGAGTATACCCTGGTAATTACGATGGGTATATGCAAGCGTCCACACAAGCGCGTGAACAGCTTATGAATGATAATAAGCGTAAGAAAGAAAAAATTGCAGAATTACAAGAATTCGTAAGTAGATTTAGCGCTAACGCATCTAAGTCGAAGCAAGCAACTTCCAGACAGAAACAGATTGAGAAAATCAAAGCAGACTTCTCCGACATTCGTCCGTCATCACGTGTATCTCCATATATTCGATTCAAGGCTCTCAAACCACTTGGTAAAGATGTGATTGAGGCTGAGAAAATTTCCAAATCCTATGAGCAACCTGTAATAGAAAATTTAGATCTGATGATTGGAAAAGGTGAAAAAGTGGGAATCGTCGGAACAAACGGAGTAGGTAAGACAACTCTATTGAAGATGCTCATGAAGAAACTGGAACCTGATTCAGGTGTTGTCAAATGGGGAGATTCTGTTGTTGCATCCTATTTTCCACAAGATCATCGGGATGGAATTGGTGAAGATGCAGATACATTGGTTGAATGGCTACTGAAGAATTCTCAACCCGGATTCGAAGTCCAAGACATTCGAGCTATTTTAGGAAGAATGCTATTTAGCGGTGATATGGCGAACAAATCCACCAGTGTGCTTTCTGGTGGGGAAAAGTCTAGAATCATTATCGCTAAAATGATTCTAGCTGGCGACAACCTGATTGCCCTTGATGAACCAACAAACCATTTGGATCTAGAATCTATCGAGTCACTCAATTACGCACTCACTGAATTTGATGGAACGGTGATTCTTGTATCGCATGATAGAGAATTTATCAGTTCATTGTGTACGCGAATCATTGAAGTATCTCCAGGTAAGATCGTTGATTTCAAGGGAACCTACGATGAGTATTTAGAACGAGAAGGTGCTGAGTTTTACAAAAGACTCACAGGTGGACCTGTTCTTTCATCGAAATAA
- the trpS gene encoding tryptophan--tRNA ligase, which produces MRVLTGIQSSGKLHLGNYFSAIQKMLSYQSKENLFLFVANLHSLTTFKDKKIQWENTRNAVLDLLALGIDPNKTVFWIQSDVPEVTEITWYLSMAIITSQLSLAHSFKDKTARGITPTAALYNYPILMAADILAFQAEKVPVGKDQKQHLEFARDIAIRFNTTYGEVFTIPEPDIEEGTALVPGIDGAKMSKSYGNTINFFDSEKEIKKAVMSIVSDSAGIDEAKDPDKSVLYAIYSLFLSKDDKLLLADRFRTPGLRYGDVKKELLEKILEHFADFRTKRLSLQNDPDYVREVLASGKAKAKSYIDPTLEKIRENLGELKFF; this is translated from the coding sequence TTGAGAGTTTTAACAGGAATCCAATCGTCAGGCAAATTGCATTTAGGAAATTACTTTTCTGCAATTCAGAAAATGCTATCTTATCAATCCAAAGAAAATCTATTTCTTTTTGTTGCGAATTTACATTCTCTAACAACGTTTAAAGACAAAAAAATTCAATGGGAGAATACTAGAAATGCTGTATTGGATCTACTCGCTCTGGGAATTGATCCTAATAAAACAGTTTTTTGGATTCAATCCGATGTGCCCGAAGTAACAGAAATCACTTGGTATCTTAGCATGGCGATCATTACAAGCCAGCTCTCCCTTGCTCATTCATTCAAAGACAAGACCGCTCGGGGAATCACACCAACCGCTGCTTTGTACAACTACCCTATTCTTATGGCGGCAGATATCCTTGCGTTTCAGGCAGAAAAAGTTCCCGTTGGAAAAGACCAGAAGCAACATCTAGAATTTGCTCGAGACATTGCGATTCGCTTCAATACAACTTATGGCGAAGTTTTCACAATTCCAGAACCGGATATTGAGGAAGGAACCGCTCTCGTCCCTGGAATCGATGGAGCAAAAATGTCCAAATCGTACGGCAATACAATCAACTTTTTTGATTCTGAGAAAGAAATCAAAAAGGCTGTGATGTCGATTGTAAGTGACTCCGCAGGAATTGACGAAGCTAAAGATCCAGATAAAAGTGTTCTCTATGCAATCTATTCTTTATTCTTATCTAAAGACGACAAACTCCTATTAGCTGATCGATTCAGAACACCTGGACTTCGCTATGGCGATGTAAAAAAGGAATTGTTGGAGAAAATCCTAGAACATTTTGCAGATTTCCGAACAAAAAGACTCAGTCTACAAAATGATCCAGACTATGTAAGAGAAGTTCTTGCATCTGGTAAAGCTAAGGCAAAATCTTATATAGATCCCACGTTGGAAAAAATCCGAGAAAATCTCGGTGAACTTAAGTTTTTTTAA
- a CDS encoding LIC_11485 family protein: MKLDTTGIDPKKALGALDNLANKIPDDIAKLLKKIAIALFAFFVCVAAYYGWNLGYGDTSAEGLKIAEDSKSLFIEDLEREYNRKRKNIRISDVELEISRRVDENMIRDSILSNRDLNADGKLLDTNKDPMNEGDLRSQQRDYGLPPALQSPTNPTKEWLPGRDESQDERPGGLERIEKQIEESEKTTERLESTLNRLEAIENRLPKKTNSESESNKGPDSNQPTKEKRELLRAPAN; encoded by the coding sequence ATGAAATTAGATACAACTGGAATTGATCCCAAAAAAGCCCTTGGCGCACTAGATAATCTAGCCAATAAAATTCCTGATGATATTGCGAAACTCCTCAAGAAAATTGCCATTGCTCTTTTTGCTTTTTTTGTCTGTGTTGCCGCTTACTACGGTTGGAATTTAGGTTATGGCGACACAAGTGCAGAAGGTCTCAAAATTGCCGAAGATTCAAAATCATTATTTATCGAAGACTTGGAACGAGAATACAATCGAAAGAGAAAAAATATTCGAATCAGTGATGTAGAGTTAGAAATTTCTCGCAGAGTAGATGAAAATATGATCAGAGATTCGATTCTTTCCAACAGAGACTTGAATGCAGATGGTAAGTTGTTAGATACTAACAAAGATCCTATGAATGAAGGCGACCTACGATCTCAACAAAGAGATTACGGACTTCCTCCTGCTTTGCAATCGCCAACCAATCCAACCAAAGAATGGTTACCTGGACGAGATGAATCTCAGGACGAAAGACCTGGCGGTCTTGAGCGAATCGAAAAACAAATTGAAGAATCGGAAAAAACAACCGAACGTTTGGAATCAACCCTCAATAGATTAGAGGCAATTGAGAATCGTTTGCCAAAGAAAACCAATTCTGAATCGGAATCCAATAAGGGACCAGACTCCAATCAACCAACTAAAGAAAAACGAGAACTTCTTAGGGCACCAGCAAACTAG
- a CDS encoding electron transfer flavoprotein subunit alpha/FixB family protein: MSNVLIVGEVKNGELKKISKELTSAGRKIADALGGKVIALVIDDKADSVSAELKAVGADIIVNAKASEFNPEGFANIVHAVSQEKSAKVILLPHTPQGKDYSPRVAIKSNAGIIADVVGLSVDGGKVVAKKPIYSGKAYGNFKVTSDIQIFTVRPNSQEVTEKAGEGAVEASSAGFGDVKLKTKSVDASGGSKVQLTEASIIVSGGRGIKGPENWPILQDLADTLGAALGASRATVDAGWIPHSHQVGQTGKTVSPNCYIACGISGAIQHLAGMGSSKYIVAINKDGDAPIFKVATYGVVGDLFEVVPALTAEFKKVLG, from the coding sequence ATGAGTAACGTACTAATCGTAGGTGAAGTAAAAAACGGAGAATTGAAAAAGATCTCCAAAGAGTTAACCTCTGCTGGTCGCAAGATTGCCGATGCATTGGGTGGAAAAGTTATTGCACTTGTTATCGATGACAAAGCAGATTCAGTTTCTGCAGAATTGAAAGCAGTTGGCGCTGACATCATCGTCAATGCAAAAGCATCAGAATTCAATCCAGAAGGATTTGCAAATATCGTTCATGCAGTATCTCAAGAGAAATCGGCGAAGGTGATCCTTTTGCCACATACTCCTCAAGGTAAAGACTATTCTCCACGCGTTGCAATCAAATCCAATGCTGGAATCATTGCGGACGTTGTAGGTCTGTCTGTTGACGGTGGAAAAGTTGTAGCGAAGAAACCAATTTATTCTGGTAAAGCTTATGGTAATTTCAAAGTAACTTCTGACATCCAAATCTTCACAGTTCGACCTAACTCACAAGAAGTTACAGAGAAAGCTGGAGAGGGTGCCGTGGAAGCAAGCTCTGCAGGATTTGGCGATGTGAAATTGAAAACCAAATCTGTTGATGCATCTGGTGGATCTAAAGTTCAATTGACCGAAGCATCCATTATTGTATCCGGTGGTCGTGGAATCAAAGGACCAGAAAACTGGCCAATCCTTCAAGACCTAGCTGATACTTTAGGTGCTGCTTTAGGTGCTTCTCGTGCAACTGTAGATGCGGGTTGGATTCCTCACTCTCACCAAGTTGGACAAACAGGTAAGACTGTATCTCCAAACTGCTACATCGCTTGCGGAATTTCTGGTGCGATTCAGCATTTGGCTGGTATGGGTTCATCTAAATACATTGTGGCAATCAACAAAGATGGCGATGCTCCAATATTTAAAGTTGCAACCTATGGTGTAGTTGGGGATCTATTCGAAGTAGTTCCAGCTCTCACTGCAGAATTCAAAAAAGTACTGGGATAA
- a CDS encoding tetratricopeptide repeat protein, whose product MKIFYLSSILFLITCFVALGSIDADEETIFLPFPDLTRDLEPEKFHDNSNAIDLEAQKKSSSNSNDLDSTMNAIPKTQSDDKVSNSNIKNSKTQTNSNSKISNSSSNTKSSLSKNSNSTKNQKVATAKTSKVPNSANSEYSTTAKATDKTKIASSEFGDFSDFPTSDEDKEAFRKAMESVRSIESKDPAKAISEYEKLLTKFMNPPTVARIRIYMAWNYFHRKQFQDSLIQVLEILDNPDILEGREYPIALYLAGRIHEEKWNGAIKNSALTYYKLFLGYHKKGLSNFTESRFADEIKKRFENDRSLRADRII is encoded by the coding sequence ATGAAAATATTTTATTTATCCAGTATTCTTTTTCTTATTACATGTTTTGTAGCACTGGGCTCGATTGATGCAGATGAAGAAACAATTTTTCTACCATTCCCTGACTTAACAAGGGATCTTGAGCCTGAGAAATTTCATGACAATTCCAATGCAATTGATCTGGAAGCGCAAAAAAAATCTTCCTCGAATTCGAATGATTTAGATTCAACTATGAATGCGATTCCAAAAACGCAATCGGACGACAAGGTTTCAAATTCTAACATCAAAAATTCCAAAACGCAAACGAACTCCAATTCTAAGATTAGCAATTCATCATCGAATACAAAATCATCTCTGAGCAAGAACTCGAATAGTACCAAGAATCAAAAAGTTGCAACCGCGAAGACAAGCAAAGTACCGAATTCAGCAAATTCAGAATATTCGACTACTGCAAAAGCGACAGACAAAACCAAAATAGCATCCAGCGAATTTGGTGATTTTTCTGATTTTCCAACGAGTGACGAAGATAAGGAAGCATTTCGCAAAGCGATGGAATCTGTTCGTTCCATCGAATCTAAAGATCCAGCGAAGGCAATCTCAGAGTATGAAAAGCTTCTCACAAAATTTATGAATCCACCAACTGTGGCAAGAATCAGAATCTATATGGCATGGAATTATTTTCATCGTAAACAATTTCAAGATAGTTTGATCCAAGTTTTGGAAATTCTAGACAACCCAGATATTCTAGAAGGTCGAGAATATCCAATTGCCTTGTATCTAGCTGGAAGAATTCATGAAGAGAAATGGAATGGTGCCATCAAAAATTCCGCCCTAACCTACTATAAATTATTTCTTGGATATCATAAAAAAGGACTGAGCAATTTTACCGAGAGCAGATTTGCCGATGAAATCAAAAAAAGATTCGAAAACGATCGCTCCCTTCGTGCGGATAGAATCATCTAG
- a CDS encoding SpoIIE family protein phosphatase has translation MSKILRFLFSDFESRNSIQAEEDLYFPKNSQVNRFRKGNQEKLSFDIGFYRKILLITSIIIPVFSYAISNFYSGIHRPLWIRILFFAIPLIIFVLSYFSPFVRRNVRKFYFACGYSASPFLIYLIYRNDFFSFYIFSFIFTIFAVTISIVTKRELIYFLLYIIILDMIGLFIFSKYPNPVELEFSKIYIFHAYIFVASLISYSIISSRLEQIIRLEKTEEFKNRVEGFLDEARQELENIKLALETSSMVAILDKSGNIIYANENFIRITGYSNIADEGERQNFLNSGQHSREYFLRLWNMIESGNVWSGELCNLRRNGHVYWMSTTIVPIFDSSTIPERFLVVGYDITLRKLNEVKLVQSEEKYRSLYNSIKHDLLLASEAQKILIPEPQNIPSLTIKSFVHPFMEVSGDIILPHYVNETCVEIFLADIAGHGIAPALVSAVVVMAYYDHAKELNHNDQPLDTILVSIRDRIKNIMMDQFISGVYLRYNANTRILKYTYAGHLPGILLRDGELIFIQGEGTPLLSEYKLNLCEYSIQLYANDRILFFTDGAYELSNTNSDILGYDSFIKIAAEELKHLDKNPIANIFKKLIDFSDNNFQDDLSLLFLQIE, from the coding sequence TTGAGTAAGATATTGCGATTTCTATTTTCTGATTTTGAAAGTAGAAATTCTATTCAGGCAGAGGAAGATTTATACTTTCCTAAGAATTCTCAAGTAAACAGATTTCGAAAAGGCAACCAGGAAAAATTAAGTTTTGATATCGGGTTCTATCGAAAAATCCTTCTTATCACTTCCATTATCATTCCAGTTTTTAGTTATGCGATTTCCAATTTTTATTCTGGAATTCATCGGCCGCTATGGATTCGAATCTTATTCTTTGCAATTCCGCTTATTATCTTCGTCCTCTCCTATTTTTCTCCCTTCGTAAGACGAAATGTTCGTAAATTCTATTTTGCTTGTGGTTATTCCGCATCTCCATTTTTGATTTATCTAATCTATAGGAATGATTTTTTTTCTTTCTATATATTTTCTTTTATTTTTACAATTTTTGCTGTAACCATCTCCATTGTAACTAAGCGTGAATTGATCTATTTTTTATTGTATATAATAATTTTGGATATGATTGGATTGTTTATTTTTAGTAAATATCCAAATCCAGTTGAACTAGAATTTTCCAAGATCTATATATTCCACGCCTATATATTTGTTGCATCGTTGATTTCTTATTCTATAATTTCTTCTCGCTTAGAACAAATCATTCGATTGGAGAAAACGGAAGAATTTAAAAATAGAGTAGAGGGGTTTTTAGATGAGGCAAGACAAGAGCTAGAAAATATAAAACTAGCATTAGAAACTTCATCTATGGTCGCTATCTTAGATAAGTCTGGGAATATTATTTACGCAAACGAAAATTTCATTCGTATAACTGGATATTCTAATATTGCTGATGAAGGCGAAAGACAAAACTTTCTGAACTCAGGGCAGCATTCGCGAGAGTATTTTCTTAGATTATGGAATATGATTGAATCCGGGAATGTATGGTCGGGTGAGCTTTGTAATCTAAGACGAAACGGGCATGTATATTGGATGTCCACAACAATTGTCCCAATCTTTGATTCCTCAACTATTCCAGAGCGATTTCTTGTAGTGGGTTATGATATTACTCTAAGAAAATTGAATGAAGTCAAGCTTGTGCAATCTGAAGAGAAATATCGTAGTCTTTATAATTCCATTAAGCACGATCTGCTTCTTGCTTCCGAAGCACAGAAAATTCTTATCCCCGAGCCGCAGAATATTCCTTCTCTAACTATCAAATCATTTGTTCATCCTTTTATGGAAGTCAGCGGTGATATCATACTTCCTCATTATGTCAATGAGACTTGTGTAGAAATATTTCTTGCTGATATCGCTGGACATGGAATTGCACCAGCTCTTGTATCTGCTGTGGTTGTGATGGCCTATTATGATCATGCAAAGGAATTGAATCATAATGATCAACCACTTGATACAATTCTAGTCTCGATAAGAGATAGAATAAAAAATATAATGATGGATCAATTTATTAGCGGGGTCTATCTACGATACAATGCTAATACAAGAATTTTGAAATATACTTATGCAGGTCATCTTCCTGGAATATTGCTGCGAGATGGTGAATTGATTTTTATACAAGGGGAGGGGACTCCACTTTTGTCCGAGTATAAGTTGAATCTTTGTGAATACTCGATTCAATTATATGCAAATGATAGAATTTTATTTTTTACGGATGGAGCTTATGAGCTTTCCAATACAAATTCTGATATCCTTGGTTATGATTCATTTATCAAAATTGCTGCCGAGGAACTAAAACATTTGGATAAGAATCCAATTGCCAATATTTTTAAAAAGTTGATCGATTTTTCGGACAATAATTTCCAAGACGATCTCAGCCTACTATTTCTTCAGATTGAATGA